The Mucilaginibacter gracilis genomic interval CCGAAAGACTGACAGATGAAGCCCTGCAAAAGATAGCCATCACCTATATGGACAGGATCGGTTTTGGCGACCAACCATTTATAGCCTACCGTCACAATGATGCGGGACACGACCACATCCATTTAGTCACCACAAATATCCAGGCAAACGGCAAGCGGATAGACCTGCATAACATCGGGGCCAACCAGTCCGAAAGGGCAAGAAAAGAAATCGAAGAGGAATTTAAGCTGGTCAAGGCACAAAGCAAGACCTATAAAACTGAATCTGCCATTAAAGCCATTGATATTGAAAAGGCGCTTTACGGAAAACTGCCGACGAAACGGGCAATCAGCAATACGGTAAATGCAGCGATCAGTTCCTATAAATTCACTTCGATTGCCGAATTAAATGCGGTACTGAAACAGTTTAATGTTATCGCTGATCGGGGAGCAGAAGACAGCCAAATGTTCCAAAACAAAGGACTGATTTATAGCCTGCTGGATGCAAACGGCAATAAAGTAGGTATTCCCATCAAATCAAGTTCACTCTACACCAAACCAACTTTACCCTGGCTGGAAAAGCAATTTTTAAAACATGAGAAAAACAGGTTACAGGACAAGCCAAAACTGAAATTTGCGATAGATTGGACATTCCGGAGCCATTGATCACCCCGTTCCGGAATAGCAAACAGTTAATTCCGTAACACTTTGACCATATTAATTTATTGATTATTAATTGCGATTTTCTTAATTGCTTACACAACTCGGTGCTCCAAAGCGCACGAAATAGCCTGGTCAAGCCTCCCGGAATATCCAATCATAACGATGATATCTTTGTTAATTGTGATATCAGAAAAGAGTAAATTGCTGTGTACGGTATGCCGATACTATTGACTCTGCTCAGCCTTGCAATATTGATTCCAACGAATTCACCCTTGGAATCAAAAACCGGTCCGCCACATTCTTTAGGTAGTATATGGCCATCGTGAACAAAAACATCATTAAAATCGTCGTTTCGTAGACTTGGACCGCCCTGAAAAAAGTCGGCTATATGCCTATTAAATACTTTTGATCTTTTCCCAATCACATCTTTTACTATGACAGCTTTACCATTTCTCAAAACACCAAATTCCACCTCGTCTCCCGGCCTTAAGCTATCTATCTTATTATGAAGACCGTTTAGCGAGTTTATATTTTGTTTGTTTAAAGATTGAACCACATCGCCTATTTGTAATGCAGAAGATTGGCTTGATGTATAATCGGAGTATCCTACTTTTATTTTACCGTTTACGTCAATAAACTTGATATCCAGAAAGCCTGCTGAAAAGCGCGGGACGTTGATTGAGTTTAAACCTAAAACACCAATACGGGTATTTAAACTATCCGATACAGAAACCAGAAAGCGCCCTTCATCTTCAACACTCGTTGTATTGGTAGTTTCGCGCCTCATCATGATTCCGCCGGGAAGATCATCGGCAGCAATCAGCACCAGATCGTTCGTTGCATCTCTGCCTATCACTTCTGCTTTTACGGATACTCCATTGATTAAATTTATTTGAGGATCATTCCCAACTATCGAACTTTTACTAATAATAAATTTTTTAGCGTTCACCGTAACGATGGTCCCCAAAGCATAAACTTTAAATTGCCCCCTACTGCTACTAATGTGAACACATACGTTTTTCTTGTCTTTTAACGCTTTGGCAATGCTGTTTTCAACTCCGTCTAAACCTTTAAACCCTTTATCTTGTTTACGGTAAAACGGCGTTTCTATGCTGTTGGAATCGGCAGGTATAAATCCTTTAGGAAAAGTTTGACCGGTTAGTAATAATCGCCAATATTTTAGGTAATTATCAACCGGGTTTTCCATGTTCTCGGTAAGCGACTTTCTGATGCGGCTATGTAAGGCTATCACATGCC includes:
- a CDS encoding relaxase/mobilization nuclease domain-containing protein; protein product: MVAKIIAGKSLRGALHYNENKVLEGKAELILASGFAGDIERMNFNQKLHRFGNLLMLSPNVKTNTLHISLNFDAAERLTDEALQKIAITYMDRIGFGDQPFIAYRHNDAGHDHIHLVTTNIQANGKRIDLHNIGANQSERARKEIEEEFKLVKAQSKTYKTESAIKAIDIEKALYGKLPTKRAISNTVNAAISSYKFTSIAELNAVLKQFNVIADRGAEDSQMFQNKGLIYSLLDANGNKVGIPIKSSSLYTKPTLPWLEKQFLKHEKNRLQDKPKLKFAIDWTFRSH
- a CDS encoding trypsin-like peptidase domain-containing protein encodes the protein MSFEKDCQKVIKEVSPACVKISAYDRVLKKTDNGSFSGVVVTVDGYILTAAHATIAGQGYTIQFPNGKKCIGTALGRVQFVDAALIKIDSAGSWPYCKIGRSKDLKINQPCLSISYPASLSLLSRPVVRLGYIINPTADSCKIQTTCLMEPGDSGGALFDLSGHVIALHSRIRKSLTENMENPVDNYLKYWRLLLTGQTFPKGFIPADSNSIETPFYRKQDKGFKGLDGVENSIAKALKDKKNVCVHISSSRGQFKVYALGTIVTVNAKKFIISKSSIVGNDPQINLINGVSVKAEVIGRDATNDLVLIAADDLPGGIMMRRETTNTTSVEDEGRFLVSVSDSLNTRIGVLGLNSINVPRFSAGFLDIKFIDVNGKIKVGYSDYTSSQSSALQIGDVVQSLNKQNINSLNGLHNKIDSLRPGDEVEFGVLRNGKAVIVKDVIGKRSKVFNRHIADFFQGGPSLRNDDFNDVFVHDGHILPKECGGPVFDSKGEFVGINIARLSRVNSIGIPYTAIYSFLISQLTKISSL